One segment of Candidatus Aminicenantes bacterium DNA contains the following:
- a CDS encoding ATP-binding protein: MKVSRRFGFQVAWRLMLLALATAFFFYQLRFSGLGFTALLGATVFVYALLSLFRYIDRCNRGLARFLQAVRYHDFSLSPGIDGLGGSFADLNAAFGEISGQFQRARAEKEEQYRYLLTVVQHIGIGLLSLRSDGSVDLLNNVAKRLLRVTHLRHIRDLPPMFQPLIDEIERLRPGEKSLFKLEQADEVLQLALYTTEFKLQNQFYKLVSLQNIQIELEEKEAEAWQSLTRVLTHEIMNSLTPIASLAATASSLLRASEGESAAVRPAWNPDVSEALQTIDRRSQGLMRFVNAYRSVALIPKPQFEIFPVSQLFQRVEKLMQDKLSRQGIAFRTSVEPASLEMTADPDLTEQVLINLLLNAMEALGGREKPSIQLTSWISDRGHVVIQVSDNGPGIAPEAKEKVFIPFFTTKKEGSGIGLSFSRQVMHLHRGIIAVNSQPGKGTVFSLRF, encoded by the coding sequence CCCTGCTGGGCGCAACGGTTTTCGTTTACGCGCTGCTCTCGCTGTTCCGCTATATCGACCGCTGCAACCGCGGCCTGGCCAGATTCCTGCAGGCCGTGCGCTACCATGATTTTTCCCTATCCCCCGGCATCGATGGGCTGGGCGGATCGTTCGCCGACCTGAATGCCGCTTTCGGCGAGATCAGCGGCCAGTTCCAGCGCGCCCGCGCCGAAAAAGAGGAGCAGTACCGCTACCTGCTGACCGTGGTCCAGCATATCGGCATCGGCCTGCTGTCGCTGCGCAGCGACGGCTCGGTCGATCTGCTGAACAACGTGGCCAAGCGGCTGCTCCGCGTCACCCATTTGCGCCATATCCGTGATCTGCCGCCCATGTTCCAGCCGCTAATCGACGAAATCGAGCGCTTGCGCCCCGGCGAAAAATCCCTCTTTAAACTGGAGCAAGCCGATGAAGTCCTACAACTGGCATTATATACGACCGAATTCAAGCTGCAGAATCAATTCTATAAACTGGTCTCGCTGCAGAACATCCAGATCGAACTGGAAGAGAAGGAGGCCGAAGCCTGGCAGAGCCTGACCCGGGTGCTGACCCATGAGATCATGAATTCGCTCACGCCGATCGCCTCGCTGGCCGCTACCGCCTCTTCCCTGCTGCGCGCGTCCGAAGGAGAGAGCGCGGCGGTTCGCCCGGCCTGGAACCCGGACGTGAGCGAGGCGCTGCAAACCATCGACCGCCGTAGCCAGGGCCTGATGCGCTTCGTCAACGCCTATCGCAGTGTGGCCCTGATCCCCAAACCGCAGTTCGAGATTTTCCCGGTCAGCCAGCTGTTCCAACGGGTGGAAAAATTGATGCAGGACAAATTGTCCCGCCAGGGCATCGCCTTCCGGACCAGCGTCGAGCCAGCCTCACTGGAAATGACGGCCGACCCCGATCTGACCGAACAGGTGCTGATCAACCTGTTACTCAATGCCATGGAAGCCCTTGGCGGGCGCGAAAAGCCGAGCATCCAGCTGACTTCCTGGATCAGCGACCGCGGCCACGTGGTCATCCAGGTCAGCGACAACGGGCCGGGGATCGCCCCCGAGGCCAAGGAAAAGGTGTTCATCCCTTTTTTCACCACCAAAAAAGAAGGCTCGGGCATCGGCTTGAGTTTTTCGCGCCAGGTCATGCATTTGCATCGCGGCATCATCGCGGTCAACTCCCAGCCTGGCAAAGGGACGGTCTTTTCGCTGCGGTTTTAA